Proteins from one methanogenic archaeon mixed culture ISO4-G1 genomic window:
- a CDS encoding FKBP-type peptidyl-prolyl cis-trans isomerase, whose product MRIGVTYENGEIFQHFGRTQQFKIYEVEDKKILSSRVIGNNGLSHGALGTILQDEKVDVFICGGIGGGARQMIVSHGIELVAGAEGDADEVVQKYLGGTLVCGDSECHHDHECHCH is encoded by the coding sequence ATGAGAATCGGAGTCACCTACGAGAACGGAGAGATCTTCCAGCATTTCGGAAGGACACAGCAGTTCAAGATCTACGAGGTCGAAGACAAGAAGATTCTATCCTCGAGGGTCATCGGCAACAACGGCCTCTCCCACGGGGCGCTGGGGACCATCCTCCAGGACGAGAAGGTGGACGTGTTCATCTGCGGAGGCATCGGAGGCGGTGCGAGGCAGATGATCGTCTCCCACGGCATAGAGCTCGTCGCGGGCGCCGAAGGCGATGCGGACGAGGTCGTGCAGAAGTATCTGGGAGGTACGCTGGTCTGCGGCGATTCGGAATGCCATCACGACCACGAGTGCCACTGCCACTGA
- a CDS encoding MFS transporter, which translates to MASISERLESLPMTRATWAILFLIGVGWMFDAMDQGMVAGVIASISDWGLDIYQKGLLTSSGLLGMIIGAALSGALSDRFGRRAVILYTLLIYSIGSFLCGLATEYWMLIVFRFLTGFGLGGELPAASTLVSEISPLESRGKNVIILESFWAWGWILSQLVAYLLIPVYGWRMAFIVGAVPALFAAFLRFKVPESPRFLEVNGRTEEADEIVSGLERAAGMEPRPYEPSEGAVEKRPWYSEFRMLWSRNNLRATVVLWVIWFGINFGYYGFVLWTPSMLVEHMELTKSLGFVLIMCVAQLPGYLSAALLVERIGRKPTLILFFMGTAAAAWLFGHSDTDMTILATGCLLYFFALGAWGCVYSYTPEVYPTDVRGSGTGWASAFGRVGAVLAPMVVPVLYSYYGSETGFMMVFAVLSAVFIMVAVVIAVLGKETKGIRLADRSQ; encoded by the coding sequence ATGGCTAGCATCTCCGAACGTCTAGAATCGTTGCCGATGACCAGGGCGACCTGGGCCATCCTGTTCCTCATAGGGGTGGGGTGGATGTTCGACGCGATGGACCAGGGGATGGTGGCCGGTGTAATTGCATCGATATCGGATTGGGGTCTCGATATCTACCAGAAGGGGCTGCTGACCAGTTCAGGTCTTCTGGGAATGATAATCGGTGCCGCGTTATCGGGTGCGCTTTCGGACCGTTTCGGAAGACGCGCGGTGATATTGTATACGTTGCTGATCTACAGCATCGGGAGCTTCCTGTGCGGTCTCGCGACCGAATACTGGATGCTGATCGTGTTCCGCTTCCTGACCGGTTTCGGACTGGGAGGCGAGCTGCCAGCGGCATCCACGCTGGTGAGCGAGATCTCCCCGCTGGAGTCCAGGGGGAAGAACGTCATCATCCTGGAGAGCTTCTGGGCATGGGGATGGATCCTCAGTCAGCTTGTCGCGTATCTTCTGATTCCGGTGTACGGGTGGAGGATGGCGTTCATCGTCGGTGCCGTACCGGCGCTGTTCGCAGCCTTCCTGAGGTTCAAGGTGCCGGAGTCCCCCAGGTTCCTGGAGGTCAACGGCAGGACTGAGGAGGCGGACGAGATCGTCTCCGGCCTCGAGAGGGCCGCGGGCATGGAGCCGCGGCCGTACGAGCCGTCGGAGGGAGCGGTGGAGAAGAGGCCGTGGTACTCCGAGTTCAGGATGCTTTGGTCCAGGAACAACCTGAGGGCCACGGTGGTCCTGTGGGTGATCTGGTTCGGCATCAACTTCGGTTACTACGGATTCGTTCTTTGGACCCCTTCCATGCTGGTCGAGCACATGGAATTGACCAAGAGCCTCGGTTTCGTGCTCATAATGTGCGTGGCACAGCTGCCGGGATACCTGTCGGCGGCGCTGCTGGTGGAGAGGATCGGGAGGAAGCCCACTTTGATCCTGTTCTTCATGGGCACCGCTGCGGCGGCATGGCTGTTCGGTCATTCGGATACCGACATGACGATATTGGCGACGGGATGCCTGCTGTACTTCTTCGCCCTGGGGGCGTGGGGGTGCGTGTACTCGTACACGCCCGAGGTGTATCCCACGGACGTCAGGGGATCCGGTACAGGCTGGGCGTCGGCCTTCGGCCGCGTGGGCGCGGTCCTGGCGCCGATGGTGGTCCCTGTGCTGTATTCATATTACGGTTCGGAGACGGGATTCATGATGGTGTTCGCCGTGCTGTCGGCGGTATTCATAATGGTGGCGGTCGTGATCGCCGTCCTGGGGAAGGAGACCAAGGGGATCCGTCTCGCCGACAGGTCCCAATGA
- a CDS encoding NikR family transcriptional regulator, which produces MSIISISLNDSYIKALDSIQEAYDLKGRSEAIRASISAAMDDIRELEDLSGLVEGVLIIVRGNHADPWMIQLQAKYQSSIKTQMHSHLKNQRCLEVMVISCDAYILHNMIAEIKSKDKADYVKFVHG; this is translated from the coding sequence ATGTCTATCATTAGTATATCGCTCAACGATTCTTACATCAAGGCGCTGGACAGCATCCAGGAGGCATACGATCTCAAGGGGAGGTCCGAGGCCATCAGGGCTTCCATATCAGCAGCGATGGACGATATCAGGGAACTGGAGGATCTTTCCGGGCTCGTGGAGGGCGTCCTGATCATCGTAAGGGGCAATCACGCGGATCCATGGATGATCCAGCTCCAGGCAAAGTATCAATCCAGCATAAAGACGCAGATGCATTCGCATCTGAAGAACCAGAGGTGCCTCGAGGTCATGGTGATATCCTGCGACGCATACATCCTGCACAACATGATCGCCGAGATCAAGTCGAAGGACAAGGCGGATTATGTCAAATTCGTACATGGATGA
- a CDS encoding signal peptidase I has protein sequence MDAMDKSPQKRKTKRVVAAVIIVAVVALAVYTFYDFNGHSLDPSDRQVLLIVTDSMDGNVTEYEIDSFPKNTLIMVKHLSAEEIGEIKIGDVLSFKMADGKLNHHRVIGFHLDDPSGAWIETTGDNPSYYSTDHVNLNDINGKVIGTMQWIGHLVTFVKQNFLLVIALLAGVAIAGEIYRYVKTGKELKE, from the coding sequence ATGGACGCTATGGATAAATCGCCGCAGAAGAGGAAGACCAAAAGAGTCGTCGCAGCAGTGATCATCGTAGCGGTAGTAGCGCTCGCAGTCTACACCTTTTACGACTTCAACGGCCACTCTCTCGACCCGTCGGACCGTCAGGTCCTCCTGATCGTGACGGACTCGATGGACGGGAACGTGACCGAGTACGAGATCGATTCGTTCCCCAAGAACACGCTGATCATGGTCAAGCACCTCTCCGCAGAGGAGATCGGCGAGATCAAGATCGGCGATGTGCTGTCTTTCAAGATGGCGGACGGGAAACTGAATCACCACCGCGTCATCGGATTCCATCTGGACGACCCATCGGGCGCCTGGATCGAGACCACCGGAGACAATCCCAGTTACTACAGCACGGACCATGTCAACCTCAATGACATCAATGGTAAGGTGATCGGGACCATGCAATGGATCGGCCATCTGGTGACGTTCGTCAAGCAGAACTTCCTGCTGGTAATAGCATTGCTGGCAGGCGTAGCGATCGCTGGCGAGATCTATAGGTACGTGAAGACCGGAAAGGAATTGAAGGAGTGA